A section of the Jaculus jaculus isolate mJacJac1 chromosome 6, mJacJac1.mat.Y.cur, whole genome shotgun sequence genome encodes:
- the Mdm2 gene encoding E3 ubiquitin-protein ligase Mdm2 isoform X3, giving the protein MKEVIFYLGQYIMTKRLYDEKQQHIVYCSNDLLGDLFGVPSFSVKEHRKIYTMIYKNLIVVNQQEPSNSGTSMSENGCPLEGGSDLKDPVQELQEETPSSSELASRPSTSSRRRTISETEENSDDLTGERQRKRHKSLSFDESLALCVIRELCCERSSGSESTEAPSNQELDDGVSEHSGDWLDQDSVSDQFSVEFEVESLDSEDYSLSEEGQELSDEDDEVYRVTVYQAGQSDTDSFEEDPEISLADYWKCTSCNEMNPPLPPHCNRCWALRENWLPDDKGKDRGEIFEKAKLKISAQTEEGLDVPDGKKTTVNDSRETWIEENDDQVMQAFQSQESEEHSQPSTSSSMICSSQEDFKEVEKEETQDKEESMESSFPLNAIEPCVICQGRPKNGCIVHGKTGHLMSCFTCAKKLKKRNKPCPVCRQPIQMIVLTYFN; this is encoded by the exons GTTATATTTTATCTTGGCCAGTATATTATGACTAAAAGATTATATGATGAGAAGCAGCAACATATTGTTTATTGTTCAAATGATCTTCTTGGAGATTTGTTTGGAGTGCCAAGCTTCTCTGTGAAAGAGCACAG gaaaATATACACAATGATCTACAAAAACTTGATAGTAGTAAATCAGCAAG AGCCATCAAACTCTGGAACATCCATGAGTGAGAATGGTTGTCCTCTTGAAGGTGGGAGTGATCTAAAG GACCCTGTGCAAGAACTGCAAGAAGAGACGCCTTCATCTTCAGAGTTGGCTTCTAGACCCTCTACCTCATCTAGAAGGAGAACAATTAGTGAGACAG AGGAAAACTCAGATGACTTAACTGGTGAACGACAGAGAAAGCGCCACAAATCCCTTTCCTTTGATGAAAGCCTGGCTCTGTGTGTGATACGGGAGCTGTGTTGTGAAAGAAGCAGTGGCAGCGAGTCCACAGAGGCCCCCTCAAATCAG GAGCTTGATGATGGTGTAAGTGAACATTCGGGTGATTGGTTGGATCAAGATTCAGTTTCTGATCAATTTAGTGTAGAATTTGAAGTTGAATCTCTTGATTCAGAAgattatagtcttagtgaagaaGGTCAAGAACTCTCAGATGAAGATGATGAG GTTTATCGAGTCACAGTGTATCAGGCAGGACAGAGTGATACAGATTCATTTGAAGAGGATCCTGAAATTTCTTTAGCG GACTATTGGAAGTGTACTTCCTGTAATGAAATGAATCCTCCACTTCCACCACATTGCAACAGATGTTGGGCCCTTCGTGAGAACTGGCTTCCAGATGATAAAGGGAAAGATAGAGGGGAAATCTTTGAAAAAGCCAAACTAAAAATCTCGGCTCAGACAGAAGAGGGCTTGGATGTGCCTGATGGTAAAAAAACTACAGTGAACGACTCCAGAGAGACATGGATTGAGGAAAATGATGATCAAGTTATGCAAGCCTTCCAGTCTCAAGAAAGTGAAGAGCATTCTCAGCCATCGACTTCTAGCAGCATGATTTGTAGCAGCCAAGAAGACTTTAAAGAggtggagaaagaagaaacacaagacaaGGAAGAAAGTATGGAGTCTAGTTTCCCCCTTAATGCCATTGAGCCTTGTGTGATTTGCCAAGGTCGACCTAAAAATGGTTGCATTGTTCATGGCAAAACAGGACATCTTATGTCGTGCTTCACATGTGCAAAGAAGCTCAAGAAAAGGAACAAGCCCTGCCCAGTGTGCAGACAGCCCATTCAAATGATTGTTCTTACCTACTTCAACTAG
- the Mdm2 gene encoding E3 ubiquitin-protein ligase Mdm2 isoform X2 yields the protein MGNLQIQRATHGWSFHLQDLCSSALEKVIFYLGQYIMTKRLYDEKQQHIVYCSNDLLGDLFGVPSFSVKEHRKIYTMIYKNLIVVNQQEPSNSGTSMSENGCPLEGGSDLKDPVQELQEETPSSSELASRPSTSSRRRTISETEENSDDLTGERQRKRHKSLSFDESLALCVIRELCCERSSGSESTEAPSNQELDDGVSEHSGDWLDQDSVSDQFSVEFEVESLDSEDYSLSEEGQELSDEDDEVYRVTVYQAGQSDTDSFEEDPEISLADYWKCTSCNEMNPPLPPHCNRCWALRENWLPDDKGKDRGEIFEKAKLKISAQTEEGLDVPDGKKTTVNDSRETWIEENDDQVMQAFQSQESEEHSQPSTSSSMICSSQEDFKEVEKEETQDKEESMESSFPLNAIEPCVICQGRPKNGCIVHGKTGHLMSCFTCAKKLKKRNKPCPVCRQPIQMIVLTYFN from the exons ATGGGGAATCTGCAGATACAGAGGGCTACACATGGATGGAGTTTTCACTTACAAGATCTTTGTTCTAGTGCTCTTGAGAAG GTTATATTTTATCTTGGCCAGTATATTATGACTAAAAGATTATATGATGAGAAGCAGCAACATATTGTTTATTGTTCAAATGATCTTCTTGGAGATTTGTTTGGAGTGCCAAGCTTCTCTGTGAAAGAGCACAG gaaaATATACACAATGATCTACAAAAACTTGATAGTAGTAAATCAGCAAG AGCCATCAAACTCTGGAACATCCATGAGTGAGAATGGTTGTCCTCTTGAAGGTGGGAGTGATCTAAAG GACCCTGTGCAAGAACTGCAAGAAGAGACGCCTTCATCTTCAGAGTTGGCTTCTAGACCCTCTACCTCATCTAGAAGGAGAACAATTAGTGAGACAG AGGAAAACTCAGATGACTTAACTGGTGAACGACAGAGAAAGCGCCACAAATCCCTTTCCTTTGATGAAAGCCTGGCTCTGTGTGTGATACGGGAGCTGTGTTGTGAAAGAAGCAGTGGCAGCGAGTCCACAGAGGCCCCCTCAAATCAG GAGCTTGATGATGGTGTAAGTGAACATTCGGGTGATTGGTTGGATCAAGATTCAGTTTCTGATCAATTTAGTGTAGAATTTGAAGTTGAATCTCTTGATTCAGAAgattatagtcttagtgaagaaGGTCAAGAACTCTCAGATGAAGATGATGAG GTTTATCGAGTCACAGTGTATCAGGCAGGACAGAGTGATACAGATTCATTTGAAGAGGATCCTGAAATTTCTTTAGCG GACTATTGGAAGTGTACTTCCTGTAATGAAATGAATCCTCCACTTCCACCACATTGCAACAGATGTTGGGCCCTTCGTGAGAACTGGCTTCCAGATGATAAAGGGAAAGATAGAGGGGAAATCTTTGAAAAAGCCAAACTAAAAATCTCGGCTCAGACAGAAGAGGGCTTGGATGTGCCTGATGGTAAAAAAACTACAGTGAACGACTCCAGAGAGACATGGATTGAGGAAAATGATGATCAAGTTATGCAAGCCTTCCAGTCTCAAGAAAGTGAAGAGCATTCTCAGCCATCGACTTCTAGCAGCATGATTTGTAGCAGCCAAGAAGACTTTAAAGAggtggagaaagaagaaacacaagacaaGGAAGAAAGTATGGAGTCTAGTTTCCCCCTTAATGCCATTGAGCCTTGTGTGATTTGCCAAGGTCGACCTAAAAATGGTTGCATTGTTCATGGCAAAACAGGACATCTTATGTCGTGCTTCACATGTGCAAAGAAGCTCAAGAAAAGGAACAAGCCCTGCCCAGTGTGCAGACAGCCCATTCAAATGATTGTTCTTACCTACTTCAACTAG